In Halictus rubicundus isolate RS-2024b chromosome 5, iyHalRubi1_principal, whole genome shotgun sequence, one genomic interval encodes:
- the Siz gene encoding brefeldin-resistant Arf-GEF family protein schizo isoform X5 produces the protein MERPSQHSSNASQVHSGGMHGVYSSGSQTSLTTSYITGQSYIQSQNYGHGHGHGHGHGHGHGGHGPYSSSSNVRVYSHGGYNQPQSYGTMVQGYGGQPQPAPSYQQNHLKKGPARNGDVLKRCRLQTAYELSQDLLDKQIEMLERKYGGVKARNAALTIQRAFRRYTLLKKFAAITAMAKAEKRLSRKLQESTERGSVANQLQLQHEHGHGHEHERMVHHSQIYIQLPQTANRPMPIRSMSLRERRHVENSQSPIPRSQSGRCEVQITGAGHQHANHNIHQTGRHTPSLAPSPCNRHQQLPPSPCWESSSQESGSSIHYYNPQEALCGLRQETPPRDLLRTPCTSPSTPHNLQTPVPQNWSSSSHLGSTGRSRGSAKKVPPEVPKRTSSITSRSMEPRHNGLSKSVENGSLSSVQSSGSDSTNCESSEGDAQRGSPVWKHKGISSSPEHQDCASHATDSSAMMSSVKDLGHSHASSGYQLPMMDHSENMPQTSYKVSETVRKRQYRVGLNLFNKKPERGISYLIRRGFLENSPQGVARFLISRKGLSKQMIGEYLGNLQNTFNMAVLECFSQELDLSGMQVDVALRKFQAYFRMPGEAQKIERLMEVFSQRYCQCNHDVVTRLRSPDTVFVLAFAIIMLNTDLHTPNLKPERRMRLEDFVKNLRGIDDCGDIDKDILVGIYERVKENEFKPGSDHVSQVMKVQATIVGKKPNMALPHRRLVCYCRLYEIPDIHKKERPGVHQREVFLFNDLLVVTKILSKKKNSVTYTFRQSFPLCGMVVTLFEVPHYPYGIRLSQRVDGKVLVTFNARNEHDRCKFVEDLRESISEMDEMETLRIETELERQKSSRSARGGAENRDSGVADVEICPCPGPCSERSETIDMDSQLKRSALSNSLLDIHEQFAGEKPQRRGSVGSLDSGMSISFQSTSASSMSQGIKHAGQVHPIHPGSTIPGGAKGLAQQPSFLGGLFAKRERKLSQSDESGPYSRTTEV, from the exons ATGGAGAGGCCGTCGCAGCACAGCTCGAACGCGAGCCAGGTGCACAGCGGCGGGATGCACGGTGTGTACTCGTCCGGCAGCCAAACATCCCTGACGACGTCCTACATCACGGGCCAGTCGTACATACAGAGTCAGAATTacgggcacgggcacgggcatggacacgggcacgggcacgggcacggAGGCCATGGACCGTACTCGTCGTCCTCGAACGTGCGGGTGTACTCGCACGGGGGTTACAACCAGCCGCAGAGTTACGGGACGATGGTCCAGGGCTACGGTGGCCAGCCTCAGCCGGCCCCATCCTACCAACAGAATCACCTGAAGAAAGGACCCGCGAGGAACGGGGACGTGCTCAAGAGATGCCGGCTGCAGACCGC GTACGAGTTGTCGCAGGACCTGCTGGACAAGCAGATCGAGATGCTGGAGCGGAAGTACGGCGGCGTGAAGGCGCGTAACGCGGCGCTGACGATCCAGCGGGCGTTCCGCAGGTACACGTTGCTGAAGAAGTTCGCGGCGATCACGGCGATGGCCAAGGCGGAGAAGAGGCTCAGTCGGAAGCTGCAGGAGTCGACGGAACGCGGCTCGGTGGCGAACCAGCTCCAGCTCCAGCACGAGCACGGTCACGGGCACGAGCACGAGAGGATGGTACACCACAGTCAGATCTACATACAGCTGCCGCAGACGGCCAACAGGCCGATGCCGATCAGGAGCATGTCCCTTAGGGAGAGGAGGCACGTGGAGAACTCGCAGTCGCCCATTCCGAGGAGCCAGAGCGGCAGGTGCGAGGTACAGATTACAGGTGCCGGTCATCAGCACGCGAACCATAATATCCATCAGACCGGCAGGCACACGCCTTCCCTCGCACCCAGCCCCTGCAACAGACATCAGCAGTTGCCTCCGAGCCCCTGCTGGGAGTCCAGCTCGCAGGAAAGCGGCTCCAGCATCCACTACTATAATCCCCAG GAAGCGCTCTGCGGTCTCAGGCAGGAGACACCCCCGCGAGACCTGCTGCGAACGCCGTGCACGTCTCCGTCGACGCCCCACAACCTTCAGACACCGGTGCCGCAGAACTGGAGCTCGTCCTCGCACCTGGGCTCGACCGGCAGGTCGAGAGGCTCGGCGAAGAAGGTGCCGCCGGAAGTGCCGAAGAGAACGTCTTCCATCACCTCCAGGTCCATGGAGCCGCGTCACAACGGTCTCAGCAAAAGCGTCGAGAACGGGAGCTTGAGCTCGGTGCAGAGCTCCGGCAGCGATTCCACCAACTGCGAGAGCTCCGAGGGCGACGCCCAGAGAGGATCGCCCGTCTGGAAGCACAAAGGCATA TCGAGTTCTCCGGAGCACCAGGACTGCGCGAGCCACGCGACAGACTCGTCCGCCATGATGAGCAGCGTCAAGGACCTCGGTCACTCGCACGCGAGTTCCGGCTACCAGCTTCCGATGATGGACCACTCGGAGAACATGCCGCAGACCAGCTACAAGGTCTCCGAGACGGTCAGGAAGCGTCAGTACAGAGTCGGCCTAAATCTGTTCAACAAGAAACCGGAGAGGGGCATCAGTTACCTGATCAGGAGAGGCTTCCTGGAGAACAGTCCCCAGGGCGTCGCCAGATTCCTGATCAGCAGGAAGGGATTGTCCAAGCAGATGATCGGGGAGTACCTCGGCAATCTGCAGAACACCTTCAACATGGCTGTGCTAGA GTGCTTCTCCCAGGAGCTGGACCTCTCCGGAATGCAGGTGGACGTCGCCCTGAGGAAGTTCCAGGCGTACTTCAGGATGCCCGGCGAGGCCCAGAAGATAGAACGGCTGATGGAAGTGTTCAGTCAGCGGTACTGTCAATGCAATCACGACGTGGTGACCAGACTGCGATCGCCGGACACCGTGTTCGTGCTAGCGTTCGCCATCATCATGCTGAACACCGACCTGCACACACCCAACTTGAAGCCGGAGCGCAGAATGAGGCTGGAGGATTTCGTGAAGAACCTGAGAGGCATCGACGACTGCGGGGACATCGACAAGGACATCCTGGTGGGGATTTACGAGCGGGTCAAGGAGAACGAGTTCAAGCCCGGCTCGGACCACGTGTCCCAAGTGATGAAGGTCCAGGCGACGATCGTCGGCAAGAAGCCCAACATGGCTCTGCCCCACAGGCGATTGGTATGCTACTGCAGGCTATACGAGATCCCCGACATTCACAAGAAAGAGAGGCCCGGCGTCCACCAACGAGAGGTGTTCCTCTTCAACGACCTGCTGGTCGTCACCAAGATCCTCAGCAAGAAGAAGAACAGCGTCACTTACACGTTCAGACAGAGCTTCCCCCTTTGCGGAATGGTGGTCACGCTCTTCGAAGTTCCTC ATTATCCGTACGGGATTAGACTCTCCCAACGCGTGGATGGCAAGGTGTTGGTCACGTTCAACGCGAGGAACGAGCACGACAGGTGCAAGTTCGTCGAGGACCTCAGGGAATCCATCAGCGAAATGGACGAGATGGAGACGTTACGGATCGAGACGGAACTGGAACGGCAGAAGAGCAGCAGAAGCGCCAGAGGCGGAGCCGAGAACAGAGACTCCGGCGTGGCGGACGTGGAGATTTGTCCTTGCCCGGGGCCCTGCTCGGAGAGATCCGAGACCATCGACATGGACTCGCAGTTGAAACGCTCCGCGCTTAGCAATTCCCTTCTTGACATACACGAACAAT TCGCCGGTGAAAAACCGCAACGCCGTGGGAGCGTCGGCTCGTTGGACAGCGGTATGTCGATTTCCTTTCAATCCACATCTGCCAGCTCGATGAGTCAGGGCATTAAGCATGCTGGACAAGTTCATCCTATACATCCGGGATCCACTATACCTGGCGGTGCTAAGGGACTCGCGCAGCAGCCATCTTTTTTAGGGGGTCTGTTCGCGAAACGGGAGCGAAAGCTATCGCAATCGGATGAATCCGGGCCCTACAGTCGTACCACGGAAGTATAA
- the Siz gene encoding brefeldin-resistant Arf-GEF family protein schizo isoform X3 produces MIHACTWCEHLRNQRVNFPTKMERPSQHSSNASQVHSGGMHGVYSSGSQTSLTTSYITGQSYIQSQNYGHGHGHGHGHGHGHGGHGPYSSSSNVRVYSHGGYNQPQSYGTMVQGYGGQPQPAPSYQQNHLKKGPARNGDVLKRCRLQTAYELSQDLLDKQIEMLERKYGGVKARNAALTIQRAFRRYTLLKKFAAITAMAKAEKRLSRKLQESTERGSVANQLQLQHEHGHGHEHERMVHHSQIYIQLPQTANRPMPIRSMSLRERRHVENSQSPIPRSQSGRCEVQITGAGHQHANHNIHQTGRHTPSLAPSPCNRHQQLPPSPCWESSSQESGSSIHYYNPQEALCGLRQETPPRDLLRTPCTSPSTPHNLQTPVPQNWSSSSHLGSTGRSRGSAKKVPPEVPKRTSSITSRSMEPRHNGLSKSVENGSLSSVQSSGSDSTNCESSEGDAQRGSPVWKHKGISSSPEHQDCASHATDSSAMMSSVKDLGHSHASSGYQLPMMDHSENMPQTSYKVSETVRKRQYRVGLNLFNKKPERGISYLIRRGFLENSPQGVARFLISRKGLSKQMIGEYLGNLQNTFNMAVLECFSQELDLSGMQVDVALRKFQAYFRMPGEAQKIERLMEVFSQRYCQCNHDVVTRLRSPDTVFVLAFAIIMLNTDLHTPNLKPERRMRLEDFVKNLRGIDDCGDIDKDILVGIYERVKENEFKPGSDHVSQVMKVQATIVGKKPNMALPHRRLVCYCRLYEIPDIHKKERPGVHQREVFLFNDLLVVTKILSKKKNSVTYTFRQSFPLCGMVVTLFEVPHYPYGIRLSQRVDGKVLVTFNARNEHDRCKFVEDLRESISEMDEMETLRIETELERQKSSRSARGGAENRDSGVADVEICPCPGPCSERSETIDMDSQLKRSALSNSLLDIHEQFAGEKPQRRGSVGSLDSGMSISFQSTSASSMSQGIKHAGQVHPIHPGSTIPGGAKGLAQQPSFLGGLFAKRERKLSQSDESGPYSRTTEV; encoded by the exons TTTCCCGACGAAGATGGAGAGGCCGTCGCAGCACAGCTCGAACGCGAGCCAGGTGCACAGCGGCGGGATGCACGGTGTGTACTCGTCCGGCAGCCAAACATCCCTGACGACGTCCTACATCACGGGCCAGTCGTACATACAGAGTCAGAATTacgggcacgggcacgggcatggacacgggcacgggcacgggcacggAGGCCATGGACCGTACTCGTCGTCCTCGAACGTGCGGGTGTACTCGCACGGGGGTTACAACCAGCCGCAGAGTTACGGGACGATGGTCCAGGGCTACGGTGGCCAGCCTCAGCCGGCCCCATCCTACCAACAGAATCACCTGAAGAAAGGACCCGCGAGGAACGGGGACGTGCTCAAGAGATGCCGGCTGCAGACCGC GTACGAGTTGTCGCAGGACCTGCTGGACAAGCAGATCGAGATGCTGGAGCGGAAGTACGGCGGCGTGAAGGCGCGTAACGCGGCGCTGACGATCCAGCGGGCGTTCCGCAGGTACACGTTGCTGAAGAAGTTCGCGGCGATCACGGCGATGGCCAAGGCGGAGAAGAGGCTCAGTCGGAAGCTGCAGGAGTCGACGGAACGCGGCTCGGTGGCGAACCAGCTCCAGCTCCAGCACGAGCACGGTCACGGGCACGAGCACGAGAGGATGGTACACCACAGTCAGATCTACATACAGCTGCCGCAGACGGCCAACAGGCCGATGCCGATCAGGAGCATGTCCCTTAGGGAGAGGAGGCACGTGGAGAACTCGCAGTCGCCCATTCCGAGGAGCCAGAGCGGCAGGTGCGAGGTACAGATTACAGGTGCCGGTCATCAGCACGCGAACCATAATATCCATCAGACCGGCAGGCACACGCCTTCCCTCGCACCCAGCCCCTGCAACAGACATCAGCAGTTGCCTCCGAGCCCCTGCTGGGAGTCCAGCTCGCAGGAAAGCGGCTCCAGCATCCACTACTATAATCCCCAG GAAGCGCTCTGCGGTCTCAGGCAGGAGACACCCCCGCGAGACCTGCTGCGAACGCCGTGCACGTCTCCGTCGACGCCCCACAACCTTCAGACACCGGTGCCGCAGAACTGGAGCTCGTCCTCGCACCTGGGCTCGACCGGCAGGTCGAGAGGCTCGGCGAAGAAGGTGCCGCCGGAAGTGCCGAAGAGAACGTCTTCCATCACCTCCAGGTCCATGGAGCCGCGTCACAACGGTCTCAGCAAAAGCGTCGAGAACGGGAGCTTGAGCTCGGTGCAGAGCTCCGGCAGCGATTCCACCAACTGCGAGAGCTCCGAGGGCGACGCCCAGAGAGGATCGCCCGTCTGGAAGCACAAAGGCATA TCGAGTTCTCCGGAGCACCAGGACTGCGCGAGCCACGCGACAGACTCGTCCGCCATGATGAGCAGCGTCAAGGACCTCGGTCACTCGCACGCGAGTTCCGGCTACCAGCTTCCGATGATGGACCACTCGGAGAACATGCCGCAGACCAGCTACAAGGTCTCCGAGACGGTCAGGAAGCGTCAGTACAGAGTCGGCCTAAATCTGTTCAACAAGAAACCGGAGAGGGGCATCAGTTACCTGATCAGGAGAGGCTTCCTGGAGAACAGTCCCCAGGGCGTCGCCAGATTCCTGATCAGCAGGAAGGGATTGTCCAAGCAGATGATCGGGGAGTACCTCGGCAATCTGCAGAACACCTTCAACATGGCTGTGCTAGA GTGCTTCTCCCAGGAGCTGGACCTCTCCGGAATGCAGGTGGACGTCGCCCTGAGGAAGTTCCAGGCGTACTTCAGGATGCCCGGCGAGGCCCAGAAGATAGAACGGCTGATGGAAGTGTTCAGTCAGCGGTACTGTCAATGCAATCACGACGTGGTGACCAGACTGCGATCGCCGGACACCGTGTTCGTGCTAGCGTTCGCCATCATCATGCTGAACACCGACCTGCACACACCCAACTTGAAGCCGGAGCGCAGAATGAGGCTGGAGGATTTCGTGAAGAACCTGAGAGGCATCGACGACTGCGGGGACATCGACAAGGACATCCTGGTGGGGATTTACGAGCGGGTCAAGGAGAACGAGTTCAAGCCCGGCTCGGACCACGTGTCCCAAGTGATGAAGGTCCAGGCGACGATCGTCGGCAAGAAGCCCAACATGGCTCTGCCCCACAGGCGATTGGTATGCTACTGCAGGCTATACGAGATCCCCGACATTCACAAGAAAGAGAGGCCCGGCGTCCACCAACGAGAGGTGTTCCTCTTCAACGACCTGCTGGTCGTCACCAAGATCCTCAGCAAGAAGAAGAACAGCGTCACTTACACGTTCAGACAGAGCTTCCCCCTTTGCGGAATGGTGGTCACGCTCTTCGAAGTTCCTC ATTATCCGTACGGGATTAGACTCTCCCAACGCGTGGATGGCAAGGTGTTGGTCACGTTCAACGCGAGGAACGAGCACGACAGGTGCAAGTTCGTCGAGGACCTCAGGGAATCCATCAGCGAAATGGACGAGATGGAGACGTTACGGATCGAGACGGAACTGGAACGGCAGAAGAGCAGCAGAAGCGCCAGAGGCGGAGCCGAGAACAGAGACTCCGGCGTGGCGGACGTGGAGATTTGTCCTTGCCCGGGGCCCTGCTCGGAGAGATCCGAGACCATCGACATGGACTCGCAGTTGAAACGCTCCGCGCTTAGCAATTCCCTTCTTGACATACACGAACAAT TCGCCGGTGAAAAACCGCAACGCCGTGGGAGCGTCGGCTCGTTGGACAGCGGTATGTCGATTTCCTTTCAATCCACATCTGCCAGCTCGATGAGTCAGGGCATTAAGCATGCTGGACAAGTTCATCCTATACATCCGGGATCCACTATACCTGGCGGTGCTAAGGGACTCGCGCAGCAGCCATCTTTTTTAGGGGGTCTGTTCGCGAAACGGGAGCGAAAGCTATCGCAATCGGATGAATCCGGGCCCTACAGTCGTACCACGGAAGTATAA